From a single Candidatus Poribacteria bacterium genomic region:
- a CDS encoding LamG domain-containing protein: protein MKQLFLILFLVSVCTTFAAADLLEGLVLYMPLDEGNGKATEDFSENGFEGELNGGAKWVDGKFGKALEFSASSDFVAIEDDGAFHIEDEITQASWINLNRLPSAHAIVFGTRMGGGGRHIGFGYGMNPANGIKVWTNGAGGGFLDINDNKTGLDTGKWYYLSYTHTSDNKGKVKIYVDGKVTHEQDSNNPVAPAGATSQIQIGTWSGEAWPGIVDEVRLWNRALSDDEMEQSMEMGADEFLAVNPKDKLATSWGKIKKLR, encoded by the coding sequence ATGAAACAACTATTTCTAATCTTGTTCCTTGTGTCGGTATGCACCACTTTTGCGGCTGCCGATTTGCTCGAAGGGCTTGTCCTGTACATGCCACTTGACGAAGGGAACGGTAAAGCAACCGAAGATTTCTCAGAAAACGGTTTTGAAGGTGAGCTCAACGGCGGCGCAAAATGGGTTGATGGCAAATTTGGGAAAGCACTCGAATTTAGCGCATCCAGCGATTTTGTCGCAATTGAAGACGACGGTGCTTTTCACATTGAAGATGAAATCACACAAGCCTCGTGGATTAATCTCAACCGACTGCCGAGTGCACACGCTATTGTTTTCGGGACCCGGATGGGTGGCGGTGGAAGACACATCGGATTCGGCTACGGGATGAATCCCGCAAACGGCATCAAGGTTTGGACAAACGGTGCCGGTGGTGGGTTCTTAGACATTAACGATAACAAAACGGGTCTGGATACCGGTAAATGGTATTACCTTTCCTATACGCACACGTCGGACAACAAAGGTAAGGTAAAAATTTACGTGGATGGCAAGGTAACGCACGAGCAGGATTCTAATAATCCTGTAGCCCCTGCAGGGGCTACGAGCCAAATTCAGATCGGTACATGGTCTGGTGAAGCCTGGCCCGGTATAGTTGACGAGGTGCGTCTCTGGAACCGTGCCCTCTCTGATGATGAAATGGAACAGAGCATGGAGATGGGGGCTGACGAGTTTTTGGCTGTTAATCCGAAGGACAAACTCGCCACGTCTTGGGGCAAAATTAAGAAACTTCGCTAA
- a CDS encoding SMP-30/gluconolactonase/LRE family protein encodes MNEELFIAQEFTPVNGFTSGIEGPACDTAGNLYAVNYERQHTIGKVTPDGNESVFVELPTDSIGNGIRFNSEGFMFIADYTNHNVLKVDMDTREISVHAHEPTMNQPNDLAIGANDILYASDPNWGASTGQIWRVDTDGKVTLLEADMGTTNGIEVSPDEKMLYVNESAQRNVWAYDLSPEGEISNKRLLIQFPDFNMDGMRCDIEGNLYITRHGKGTVAKLSPAGEVLLEVPLTGKLCTNIAFGGSDGRTCYVTMADRGNVEVFRADLPGRSWQLFQ; translated from the coding sequence ATGAACGAAGAACTTTTTATCGCTCAAGAGTTTACACCTGTCAACGGGTTTACATCCGGTATTGAGGGACCCGCCTGTGACACAGCAGGCAACCTATATGCGGTCAACTACGAGAGACAGCACACCATCGGTAAGGTAACACCTGATGGGAATGAAAGCGTTTTCGTTGAACTACCAACGGATAGTATCGGCAATGGCATCCGTTTCAACAGCGAAGGTTTCATGTTTATTGCTGATTATACTAACCACAATGTCCTCAAAGTGGATATGGATACGCGGGAAATCAGCGTCCACGCACACGAACCGACAATGAATCAACCCAACGATCTCGCTATCGGTGCAAACGATATTCTCTATGCGAGCGACCCAAATTGGGGGGCATCTACCGGACAAATCTGGCGCGTGGATACAGACGGAAAGGTGACGCTACTGGAAGCGGACATGGGTACCACAAACGGCATTGAGGTGAGTCCAGATGAAAAGATGCTCTATGTCAATGAATCTGCACAGCGCAACGTCTGGGCTTACGATCTCTCACCAGAAGGAGAAATTAGCAACAAACGGTTGCTGATTCAGTTCCCTGATTTCAATATGGACGGGATGCGGTGCGATATTGAAGGCAATCTCTATATCACTCGGCACGGCAAAGGGACAGTCGCAAAACTTTCACCCGCGGGCGAAGTTTTACTGGAAGTGCCGTTAACAGGGAAGCTCTGCACGAATATCGCTTTCGGGGGTTCAGATGGACGCACCTGCTATGTCACGATGGCAGACCGTGGAAATGTAGAGGTGTTTCGTGCGGATCTACCGGGCAGAAGTTGGCAGCTGTTCCAATAG